In one Nitrosarchaeum sp. genomic region, the following are encoded:
- the dndD gene encoding DNA sulfur modification protein DndD: KTTLFESIMLCLYGQNSFEQKITLKQYHASILRSIHRYLGTKKSADEASIIVEFQFAHEGKITEYQVLRMWQNNDGKVDEKLLIQNKEIDEENFSKLDLEESDWQTFIDQLLPKGITSLFFFDGEKIQSIADSGDEARHIKSSFDVLLGLDLVKQLSDDIGLTLLRNSDGETKKLLEELDKFTHDKNEAEEKLGKLQDKQGDLAIQIKILQLKASEQEEQFKKIGGSFANKKESLKIEKARLESKLENVEKEIRDLCSGVLPFSLIPNLMKQLKSELLADQKKIQDSFEKNILENTFKDLLEKINSKSFLPMYDDTVKENFSKQLIQLLENKLESISNIHKTTFNLSQNDMNQIIQLIDEVDKSSEAKIESLAKSHNVILNSLNLINVSLESTPKDDEIGTIFSKLTQTNRELGELENEMNHLKTLESQEKSFITILNAKIRNILTKRQADKRRLLSLELGPSVQDVLEEYSNLLRNKKLELLEENILKGLDILLHKKDFIDKVSIDRESFEITLYKGEDEITKEMLSKGELQMYATAVVWGLAKTSDRPLPFMIDTPLARLDDEHRENVVENFYPLASHQTIIFSTNSEINFYFYKKLESFIANSFVIKYESSKGKTVKYDGYFFNEKGEKIIEV; the protein is encoded by the coding sequence AAAAACGACTCTCTTTGAATCCATCATGCTATGTTTGTATGGTCAGAACTCTTTTGAGCAAAAAATCACTCTCAAACAATACCATGCATCAATTTTGAGGTCCATTCATCGATATTTAGGCACAAAAAAATCTGCAGATGAGGCATCAATAATAGTAGAATTTCAGTTTGCCCATGAGGGAAAAATTACTGAATACCAGGTATTGCGAATGTGGCAAAACAATGATGGTAAAGTAGATGAGAAATTATTAATTCAAAACAAAGAGATTGATGAAGAAAATTTTTCAAAACTAGATTTGGAAGAATCTGATTGGCAAACTTTCATCGATCAATTACTCCCAAAAGGAATTACATCACTGTTCTTTTTTGATGGAGAAAAAATTCAAAGTATTGCCGATTCTGGTGATGAAGCAAGACACATTAAGTCTTCTTTTGATGTTTTACTTGGGCTTGATCTTGTAAAACAACTAAGTGATGATATTGGCCTTACTTTATTGAGAAATTCTGATGGAGAAACAAAAAAGCTTCTTGAGGAGCTTGATAAGTTTACACATGATAAAAATGAAGCAGAAGAAAAATTAGGAAAACTTCAAGATAAGCAAGGTGATCTTGCAATACAAATTAAAATTTTACAGCTAAAGGCATCAGAGCAAGAAGAACAATTCAAAAAAATAGGTGGTAGTTTTGCAAATAAAAAAGAATCATTAAAAATTGAAAAAGCAAGATTGGAATCAAAATTAGAAAATGTTGAAAAAGAAATTAGAGATCTATGTTCTGGTGTTTTACCTTTTAGTTTAATACCTAATTTAATGAAACAATTAAAATCAGAACTTTTAGCTGATCAGAAAAAAATACAAGATAGTTTTGAAAAAAATATTTTAGAAAATACTTTTAAAGATTTACTAGAAAAAATAAACTCTAAATCATTTTTGCCCATGTATGATGATACAGTTAAAGAAAATTTCAGCAAACAACTTATACAACTCTTAGAAAATAAACTAGAATCTATTTCTAATATTCATAAAACAACATTTAATCTATCACAAAATGATATGAATCAAATAATTCAATTAATTGATGAAGTTGATAAATCATCTGAGGCAAAAATTGAATCACTTGCTAAATCTCATAATGTTATCCTAAACTCGCTAAATTTGATTAATGTTAGCCTCGAAAGTACTCCTAAAGATGATGAAATTGGTACTATATTTTCAAAATTAACTCAAACTAATCGTGAATTAGGAGAGCTTGAAAATGAAATGAATCATTTGAAGACCCTTGAATCTCAAGAAAAATCATTTATCACTATCTTAAATGCAAAGATTAGAAATATACTTACAAAAAGACAAGCAGACAAAAGAAGACTCTTAAGTTTAGAGCTTGGGCCTAGCGTACAAGATGTACTTGAAGAATATTCTAATTTACTTCGAAACAAAAAACTCGAACTGCTTGAAGAAAATATCTTAAAAGGTTTGGATATATTATTACACAAAAAAGATTTTATCGATAAAGTATCAATTGATAGAGAATCATTTGAAATTACTCTATACAAAGGAGAAGATGAGATTACAAAAGAGATGTTATCTAAAGGTGAACTACAAATGTATGCAACTGCTGTTGTATGGGGACTGGCAAAAACATCTGACAGACCACTTCCATTTATGATAGATACTCCTCTTGCAAGATTAGATGATGAACACCGAGAAAACGTAGTAGAAAATTTCTATCCTCTGGCATCTCATCAAACTATAATATTTTCTACAAATTCTGAAATTAATTTTTATTTTTATAAAAAACTAGAATCGTTTATTGCAAATTCATTTGTAATCAAGTATGAATCATCTAAAGGAAAAACTGTAAAATACGATGGATATTTTTTCAATGAAAAGGGAGAAAAAATAATTGAAGTTTAG
- the dndE gene encoding DNA sulfur modification protein DndE encodes MKFSRIRISSRSQRTFGEIKSHTGLTPNLLARFAICISLKEKSIPNPDEFNEEGSEIAPNVLFGEYEEIYMALILNRLKQDKLDPENYLNEMMRAHLNRGAIALSPRIKDLSDFYELVKEERNV; translated from the coding sequence TTGAAGTTTAGTAGAATAAGGATTAGCAGTCGTAGTCAACGTACATTTGGTGAAATAAAATCTCATACTGGTCTTACCCCGAATCTTTTAGCAAGATTTGCAATATGCATATCTCTAAAGGAAAAATCAATTCCAAATCCAGATGAGTTTAATGAAGAAGGATCAGAGATTGCACCAAATGTCTTGTTTGGTGAATATGAGGAAATCTACATGGCATTAATTCTTAATCGTTTAAAGCAAGATAAGTTAGATCCTGAAAATTATCTAAATGAAATGATGCGAGCTCATTTAAACAGAGGAGCAATTGCTTTAAGCCCAAGAATCAAGGATTTGTCAGATTTTTATGAACTAGTCAAAGAGGAACGAAATGTCTAG
- a CDS encoding cysteine desulfurase family protein — translation MSRFPIYLDSHATTPVDPRVFDEMKPYFIEKFGNASSLDHSYGYDASIAVQQSREVIARTIGANMDDIFFTSGATESDNLALIGVMEKNKSKGNHLITCVTEHKAILDTARHLESIGYKVTFLQVDEFGLIDLEKLKNSITNETVLISIMFANNEIGTIANVSEIGKLAHEHNVLFHTDAAQAVGHIPIDVKKLNIDLMSFSSHKIYGPKGIGALYVRGIFPRVKISPLVFGGGQERALRSGTLNVPGIVGFAKAIEISQQELEQENIKFKKWTDSMLEKLSLVGAKLNGHPEKRLPHNLNVRFDGIDGKAIINSVSKKLAISAGSACTTQFVEPSHVLLALGLTEDQAHSSIRIGCGRFNTDEEIGIAADEIYSCVKSLAKIHV, via the coding sequence ATGTCTAGATTTCCAATTTATCTTGATTCACATGCTACCACACCTGTAGACCCACGCGTTTTTGATGAGATGAAACCCTATTTTATAGAGAAATTTGGTAATGCATCAAGTTTGGATCATTCCTATGGATATGATGCATCAATTGCTGTACAGCAATCTCGTGAAGTAATAGCAAGGACAATTGGAGCAAACATGGATGATATTTTCTTTACATCAGGGGCAACAGAGTCTGATAATTTAGCGTTGATTGGGGTAATGGAGAAAAACAAATCTAAAGGAAATCATCTAATCACATGTGTTACAGAACACAAAGCAATACTTGACACTGCAAGACATTTAGAAAGTATTGGATACAAAGTTACATTTTTACAAGTTGATGAATTCGGTCTAATCGATCTTGAGAAATTAAAAAATTCTATTACAAATGAAACTGTGTTGATTTCTATCATGTTTGCAAACAATGAGATTGGAACAATAGCAAATGTATCAGAGATTGGAAAACTTGCACATGAACATAATGTTTTATTTCACACAGATGCAGCACAAGCAGTAGGTCATATTCCAATCGATGTTAAAAAATTAAATATTGATCTGATGTCATTTTCATCTCATAAAATCTATGGTCCAAAAGGAATTGGTGCCCTATATGTTAGAGGTATATTTCCTAGAGTAAAGATTAGTCCACTTGTGTTTGGAGGAGGACAAGAACGTGCACTTCGGTCTGGAACTTTAAATGTTCCAGGGATTGTTGGATTTGCAAAAGCAATAGAGATTTCTCAACAAGAATTGGAGCAAGAAAACATCAAATTTAAAAAATGGACAGATAGCATGTTGGAAAAACTATCCCTAGTTGGCGCAAAACTAAACGGTCATCCTGAGAAAAGACTCCCTCATAATCTCAATGTACGATTTGATGGAATTGATGGAAAAGCAATAATTAATTCAGTATCAAAAAAACTTGCAATCTCTGCTGGTTCTGCTTGTACTACTCAATTCGTAGAACCATCTCATGTGTTGTTGGCATTAGGTTTAACAGAAGATCAGGCTCATTCATCAATTAGAATAGGCTGTGGTAGATTTAACACTGATGAGGAAATAGGAATTGCTGCTGATGAGATTTATTCTTGTGTGAAATCATTAGCAAAAATTCATGTTTGA
- a CDS encoding restriction endonuclease — translation MALPSITKIRKPLLKYLGKDRQYHSLDECVTHLGNHFSLTDEELNQRYEGNQKRPIFKKMVTYVVSDFRIAQLIDDEIKPGMASFKISNSGLKLLEENHDEITNKILKQFGEYSLLEKNQTENITSDTEKSEEEEFDVLGEQLAKRVQIELLEQIKNQCSAKGFEMLCLKLFEEMGYGKSKHTGRKGDRGVDGIITEDKLGLRQIYVQTKKYEGTIPSDEIYSFSGKCSRDKVSGIFVTTSDFSKDAIEEMEKEPLIRLINGKELAEYLYEYNIGVEIFTNVELKQINLDQLEIYFN, via the coding sequence TTGGCTTTACCATCAATTACAAAGATTAGAAAACCATTATTGAAATATCTTGGAAAAGATAGACAATATCACTCATTAGATGAATGTGTCACTCATCTTGGAAATCATTTTTCTCTGACTGATGAAGAACTGAATCAAAGATATGAAGGAAATCAAAAAAGACCAATTTTTAAAAAAATGGTAACTTACGTCGTATCTGATTTTAGAATTGCACAATTAATTGACGATGAAATTAAACCTGGAATGGCATCTTTTAAGATCAGTAATTCTGGTTTAAAACTACTTGAAGAAAATCATGATGAAATTACTAATAAAATTCTAAAACAATTTGGTGAATATTCCTTACTAGAAAAAAATCAAACAGAAAACATAACAAGTGATACTGAAAAATCAGAGGAAGAAGAATTTGATGTTCTTGGAGAACAACTTGCAAAAAGAGTTCAAATAGAACTCTTAGAACAAATAAAAAATCAATGTTCTGCTAAAGGATTTGAAATGCTCTGTCTAAAATTATTTGAAGAAATGGGTTATGGAAAATCCAAACATACTGGTAGAAAAGGTGATCGTGGTGTTGATGGAATTATTACTGAAGATAAGTTAGGTTTAAGACAAATTTATGTTCAAACTAAAAAATATGAAGGAACAATTCCATCTGATGAAATATACTCTTTTTCTGGAAAATGTTCCCGTGATAAAGTTTCAGGAATATTTGTAACCACATCAGATTTTTCAAAAGATGCTATAGAAGAAATGGAAAAAGAACCACTGATCAGATTGATTAATGGAAAAGAATTAGCTGAATATCTTTATGAATATAATATCGGAGTAGAAATATTCACAAATGTTGAATTAAAACAAATTAATTTAGATCAACTGGAAATTTATTTTAATTAA
- a CDS encoding phospholipase D-like domain-containing protein, whose product MKENKQIIRSPLFEKIRDYIIQAKEHEQIFLYVPYIKTKILSNLLENVNNKIIIITTWEPNDILSGSSELELYQYCKENNITLYINNKIHLKIYSINFDTIIISSGNISQRGLMPEGNYEIGCLLEQLTSEDRLYFEKIRNEAILVNDEIYQQLKKWYDKQMKEIPKQIKFEDIVISQKNNFLISSLPMTKDIDKLVEGYERIRSNRSPSDDPETNACIFHDLANYGIELGLSKEGFLKKLKIQFFAHPFIQKIDEFINPEAYFGRIKEWIQDNCTDVPVPSRRELTGNVQVLYEWFEKLSDGKYVRDRPQHSERLRKIN is encoded by the coding sequence ATGAAAGAGAATAAACAAATAATCAGATCACCTTTATTTGAAAAGATTAGAGATTACATTATTCAAGCAAAAGAACATGAACAAATTTTTCTTTATGTTCCATATATCAAGACAAAAATATTATCGAACCTTTTAGAAAATGTAAATAATAAAATAATAATTATAACAACATGGGAACCAAATGATATTTTATCAGGTTCATCTGAATTGGAATTATATCAATATTGTAAAGAAAACAATATCACGTTATACATAAACAACAAGATTCATCTAAAGATTTATTCAATAAATTTTGATACAATAATTATTTCATCTGGAAATATTTCTCAAAGAGGATTAATGCCTGAAGGAAATTATGAGATAGGATGTTTATTAGAACAATTAACAAGCGAAGATAGATTATATTTTGAGAAGATTAGAAATGAAGCAATACTAGTCAATGATGAAATTTATCAACAATTAAAAAAATGGTATGATAAACAAATGAAGGAAATTCCAAAACAAATTAAATTTGAAGATATAGTAATTTCACAAAAAAATAATTTTTTAATATCATCTTTGCCTATGACAAAAGACATCGATAAGCTTGTCGAAGGTTATGAAAGAATCAGGTCCAACAGATCACCTTCAGATGATCCTGAAACAAATGCATGCATATTTCACGATTTAGCAAATTACGGTATAGAATTAGGGTTATCAAAGGAAGGATTTTTAAAAAAATTAAAGATTCAGTTTTTTGCTCATCCATTTATCCAAAAAATAGATGAATTTATCAATCCAGAAGCATATTTTGGTAGAATAAAAGAATGGATTCAAGACAATTGTACTGACGTTCCAGTTCCAAGTAGAAGAGAACTTACTGGAAATGTACAAGTGTTGTATGAATGGTTTGAGAAATTAAGTGATGGCAAATATGTTAGAGACAGACCTCAGCACTCAGAGCGTCTAAGAAAAATTAATTAA
- a CDS encoding DEAD/DEAH box helicase, with amino-acid sequence MSRFNLSPIISSKIFLSKEEKDEFNAIRNLLKNDTVDILLDPEICEELYLNLNPKKFKDKNFRIKLLRGAFGNKQFSNFVSKSNLKMISKTSPTSQKEKFVNKIAMFQWGDNDITKAFVNAFELDLGLIPENNEQKKDYEFLEKPITSYSPLFNYQFKIYDEANEELKYDSSRFLIQIPTGGGKTKIAMEIVTNFLNTHNDAIVIWLADKKELLEQADIEFKKIWAHRGTKDLHLNRVWGDNYKFKENIEGSKIIIFGISKLMNFLKNNKKVKADLIIFDEAHHAAAKKYNKALEEIGKFEAKYIGLTATPGRGQEEENKKLAALFNDKRLTINTDNYQSPISYLQELGVLSKLSFKKPIIIPEIDFELTISEMKAAGNVPEEYDEKLLRKIGHSHIRNVRIIKKILELNEQRKQILYFGPSVEQSRLMYILLKDLGKNAEFVDSHTPPELRTEIITKFREKKINILLNYNVFTTGFDAPVVDTVFISRPTKSPNTLLQMIGRGMRGPNVKDGTEFCDIVYVQDEFLAQFQNFEELYRIYDQYYERE; translated from the coding sequence ATGTCTAGATTTAACTTATCTCCAATCATTTCTAGTAAAATATTTCTAAGTAAAGAAGAAAAAGATGAATTCAATGCTATCAGAAATTTATTAAAAAATGATACAGTAGATATTTTACTAGATCCAGAAATTTGTGAGGAACTTTATTTAAACTTAAATCCAAAAAAATTCAAAGATAAAAATTTCAGAATTAAATTACTAAGAGGAGCATTTGGAAATAAACAGTTTAGCAATTTTGTCTCAAAATCAAATTTAAAAATGATTTCTAAAACATCACCAACAAGTCAAAAAGAAAAATTTGTTAATAAAATAGCCATGTTTCAATGGGGCGATAATGATATAACAAAAGCCTTTGTAAATGCATTTGAATTAGATTTAGGATTAATTCCAGAAAATAATGAACAAAAAAAAGACTATGAATTTTTAGAAAAACCTATCACGAGTTATTCGCCGCTATTTAATTATCAATTTAAAATCTATGATGAAGCAAATGAGGAATTAAAATATGATTCAAGTCGATTTTTAATTCAAATTCCTACAGGTGGCGGAAAAACAAAGATCGCAATGGAGATTGTGACAAATTTTCTCAATACACATAATGATGCCATAGTGATTTGGTTAGCAGATAAAAAAGAGCTGTTGGAACAAGCAGATATTGAATTTAAAAAAATTTGGGCACATAGAGGTACAAAAGATCTTCATTTAAACAGAGTTTGGGGAGACAATTATAAATTTAAAGAAAATATTGAAGGTTCTAAAATAATAATTTTTGGAATAAGTAAACTAATGAATTTTTTGAAAAATAATAAAAAAGTAAAAGCTGATCTAATTATTTTTGATGAAGCGCATCATGCTGCAGCTAAAAAATACAATAAGGCATTAGAAGAAATTGGAAAATTTGAAGCAAAATACATCGGATTGACTGCAACACCAGGAAGAGGTCAAGAAGAGGAAAATAAAAAACTCGCTGCACTTTTTAACGATAAAAGACTAACAATCAATACAGATAACTATCAAAGCCCCATTTCATATCTACAAGAACTTGGTGTTTTATCAAAACTCTCATTCAAAAAACCCATCATAATACCAGAAATTGATTTTGAACTAACAATTTCAGAAATGAAAGCAGCAGGAAATGTACCAGAAGAATATGATGAAAAATTACTTAGAAAAATTGGTCATAGTCATATTAGAAATGTACGAATAATAAAAAAAATATTAGAATTAAACGAACAGAGAAAACAAATTCTGTATTTCGGACCTAGTGTAGAACAGTCACGATTAATGTATATTTTGTTAAAAGATCTTGGAAAAAATGCAGAGTTTGTCGATTCACACACACCTCCTGAGTTAAGAACGGAAATAATTACAAAGTTTAGAGAAAAGAAAATAAACATTCTTTTAAATTATAATGTCTTTACGACAGGTTTTGATGCGCCAGTAGTTGACACCGTGTTTATTTCTAGACCAACCAAATCACCTAATACGTTACTACAAATGATAGGTAGAGGTATGAGAGGTCCAAATGTAAAAGATGGGACTGAATTCTGCGATATTGTTTATGTACAAGATGAATTTTTAGCTCAATTCCAGAACTTTGAAGAATTATACAGAATTTATGATCAATATTATGAAAGAGAATAA
- a CDS encoding ATP-binding protein: protein MALEDAIPPFSPRLLLSLRESGYKFEDSLCEIIDNSIGHGKAKNIQIKLFWEESRNRTDPDRLREVFVADDGIGMDEKDLSGSLTQGQSKTYNNRESIGRFGWGLIAGTVNQCRNLEIYSKEKDGDWRHVSYNVLDVSEGKPIKKPILRSPPEKYTAIIKKSGTIVIWKVFDAADDFKEDWEIYNTQGSNKGDLGVLFRNLGRIYRKFIGDEIITTGPENRSQAVPNENICTITLNGKKVTPVDPLYMTKIPEFENEPKSTPFTEKKIKVNLHPFDQKELGKEKDDVVIRMSLLDKKYRPRPKYKNEENFNLHIHKNEGLSILRNGREVNYYIDRRIITDADHPDRYWGMEIEFPATLDKRFEIKNVKVGAIPDNALAEQISKEVSHTIKQARRKIKEIWDTDDAVEKSQKSESLDVNERSSERFEETGIGQDEITTEKTQAEIEIAANEIAERYRQFGQQIDPTKLLELHVQFRDNPNLPEESPFFYINYDLGTNFIEYNQKHPFFVLLDSVYKKIRDLSDVGEIEKLLGHPLSEELIDRKNEFEREILKSRYLFNLMIGSFVSAKTQTEVSFKDTPQVPSTTMRLVIGDWTKYLYILSDDKKFDDRVNV from the coding sequence ATGGCATTAGAAGATGCAATACCACCATTTTCACCAAGATTATTACTTTCATTAAGAGAATCAGGTTACAAATTTGAAGATTCTCTGTGTGAAATCATTGACAATTCCATAGGTCACGGAAAAGCAAAAAATATTCAGATAAAATTATTCTGGGAAGAAAGTAGGAACAGAACAGATCCAGATAGACTCAGAGAAGTTTTTGTTGCAGATGATGGAATCGGAATGGACGAAAAGGATCTGTCAGGTTCTTTAACTCAAGGTCAATCAAAAACATATAACAACAGAGAATCAATTGGGCGTTTTGGTTGGGGGTTGATTGCAGGTACTGTTAATCAATGTAGAAATCTTGAAATTTATTCAAAAGAAAAAGATGGAGACTGGAGACATGTATCTTATAATGTTCTTGATGTGTCTGAAGGTAAACCAATAAAAAAACCGATTTTAAGATCACCTCCTGAAAAATATACAGCAATAATTAAAAAATCTGGGACGATTGTTATTTGGAAAGTTTTTGATGCCGCAGATGATTTTAAAGAAGATTGGGAAATATATAACACACAGGGAAGTAACAAGGGAGACCTAGGAGTTCTTTTTCGTAATTTAGGTAGAATTTATCGAAAATTTATCGGAGATGAAATAATTACAACTGGACCTGAAAATCGTTCACAAGCAGTACCGAATGAGAATATTTGTACAATTACGCTAAATGGAAAAAAAGTAACTCCTGTAGATCCACTATATATGACAAAAATTCCAGAATTTGAAAACGAGCCAAAATCTACACCATTCACAGAAAAAAAGATCAAAGTTAATCTTCATCCATTTGATCAAAAAGAACTTGGAAAAGAAAAAGATGACGTGGTAATTAGAATGTCATTACTAGATAAAAAATACAGACCACGACCAAAATATAAAAATGAAGAAAATTTCAATTTACATATTCATAAAAATGAAGGTCTTAGTATTTTAAGAAATGGTAGAGAAGTAAACTACTACATAGATAGAAGAATAATTACAGATGCAGATCATCCAGATCGTTACTGGGGTATGGAGATAGAATTTCCAGCTACATTAGATAAAAGATTTGAAATAAAAAATGTCAAAGTTGGAGCAATTCCAGATAATGCTCTTGCAGAACAAATATCAAAAGAAGTGTCACATACAATAAAACAAGCTCGTAGAAAAATTAAAGAAATTTGGGATACAGACGATGCTGTAGAAAAATCTCAAAAATCTGAGAGTTTAGATGTCAATGAAAGATCATCAGAAAGATTCGAAGAAACAGGAATTGGTCAAGATGAAATAACCACAGAAAAAACACAGGCAGAAATAGAAATTGCTGCAAATGAAATTGCAGAAAGATATAGGCAGTTTGGACAACAAATAGATCCAACCAAGCTATTAGAACTCCATGTTCAATTTAGAGACAATCCAAATTTACCAGAAGAAAGTCCATTTTTCTATATCAATTATGATTTAGGAACAAATTTCATAGAATATAATCAAAAACATCCATTCTTTGTTCTGTTAGATTCAGTGTATAAAAAAATACGAGATTTATCAGATGTTGGAGAAATTGAAAAACTTCTAGGACATCCGCTATCAGAGGAACTAATAGATAGAAAAAATGAATTTGAAAGAGAGATTTTAAAATCAAGATATCTGTTTAATTTAATGATTGGGTCTTTTGTATCAGCCAAGACTCAGACTGAAGTTTCATTTAAAGACACACCACAAGTACCAAGTACAACAATGAGATTAGTCATTGGAGACTGGACAAAATATCTATACATCTTATCAGATGATAAGAAATTTGACGATAGAGTAAATGTCTAG
- a CDS encoding YwbE family protein has translation MPEFPTKKQIKKGSKVAIELKKDQGTGKLFEGIVKTILTSDNFHPHGIMVELADGNIGRVKKLLSKNISEVQSSKEIRSKIYKKLKNFDVKATKNNLTLTQSKSSVVIKQNTNIPKDEDTWNEFKSTFQYDMDEENLRKSGKIIEANARQNNYKQIKDALQKEISLTISAFANQEGGRLFVGVNNDSTILGLERDLRVYSNSIDKFTLAFTDSLKKFIKNNAFISKLKFEFATNGDKQYLVIQVPKSNEPIFVNTSNGQEVYVRIQKSSEKFSHEDFLKHCKDRFPNWMK, from the coding sequence ATGCCTGAATTTCCTACTAAAAAACAAATCAAAAAGGGTAGTAAAGTAGCAATTGAATTAAAAAAAGATCAGGGAACAGGAAAACTTTTTGAAGGAATTGTAAAAACCATTCTAACATCTGACAATTTTCATCCTCATGGAATCATGGTTGAGTTAGCAGATGGTAATATTGGACGTGTCAAAAAATTACTATCAAAAAATATTTCAGAGGTACAAAGTTCAAAAGAAATACGCTCAAAAATTTATAAAAAATTAAAAAATTTTGATGTTAAAGCAACTAAAAACAATCTTACTTTAACTCAATCCAAATCTAGTGTTGTAATTAAGCAAAATACCAATATTCCAAAAGATGAAGACACATGGAATGAATTCAAATCTACATTTCAATACGATATGGATGAAGAAAATTTAAGAAAATCTGGAAAGATAATTGAAGCTAATGCACGACAAAATAATTATAAACAAATCAAAGATGCATTACAAAAAGAAATATCATTAACAATTTCTGCTTTTGCAAATCAAGAAGGTGGCAGATTATTTGTTGGAGTAAATAATGATTCTACCATTTTAGGACTAGAACGTGATCTAAGAGTATATTCAAATAGTATTGATAAATTTACATTAGCATTTACTGATTCTTTAAAGAAATTTATAAAAAATAATGCATTTATTTCTAAACTAAAATTTGAATTTGCTACAAATGGAGATAAACAATATTTAGTAATTCAAGTGCCAAAATCAAATGAACCAATTTTTGTTAACACTTCAAATGGGCAAGAAGTATATGTTAGAATACAAAAAAGTTCTGAAAAGTTCTCACATGAAGATTTTCTTAAACATTGTAAGGATCGATTTCCAAATTGGATGAAATAA